From the genome of Indicator indicator isolate 239-I01 chromosome 17, UM_Iind_1.1, whole genome shotgun sequence, one region includes:
- the GLOD5 gene encoding glyoxalase domain-containing protein 5, with protein MMSWKEKQVSPPPCFIQRLDHLVLTVKSIEDTVDFYSKVLGMQVVTFKGNRKALHFGNQKLNLHEAGKELEPKAQCPVPGSADICLITEMALDQLLDHLKACGVTIDEGPVARTGAMGPITSIYFRDPDGNLIEVSKYCRDVAAGNRSEP; from the exons ATGATGTCCTGGAAGGAGAAGCAAGTGAGTCCACCCCCATGTTTCATCCAGCGCCTGGACCACCTTGTGTTGACTGTGAAGAGCATTGAGGACACTGTGGACTTTTACTCCAAAGTCTTGGGCATGCAAGTGGTGACTTTCAAG GGGAACCGCAAAGCTTTGCACTTTGGCAACCAGAAGTTGAACCTGCatgaggctgggaaggagctggaaCCCAAGGCTCAGTGTCCAGTCCCTGGTTCTGCAGATATCTGCCTTATCACAGAGATGGCCCTGGACCAGCTGCTGGATCATCTGAAG GCCTGTGGGGTGACTATTGATGAAGGTCCTGTGGCCAGAACTGGTGCCATGGGTCCTATAACATCCATCTACTTCCGAGACCCTGATGGGAACCTGATTGAGGTCTCCAAGTACTGCAGAGACGTGGCTGCAGGCAACAGAAGTGAACCCTGA
- the LOC128972763 gene encoding LOW QUALITY PROTEIN: cis-aconitate decarboxylase-like (The sequence of the model RefSeq protein was modified relative to this genomic sequence to represent the inferred CDS: deleted 1 base in 1 codon) → MVYLTLQKSQKVLATSRQLHKTAAHGSDVFHGAAARGDFLPVSHGDDDILSCVYKRFLDSWALVVARSAPEESVTSSFASFIHAVRPEHLSNTVCHRSKRMILDSIGVGLVGSTTPVFDIALQYCQELYSPVAVSSVYGKPGVKLSPTLAAFTNGVATHSMDFDDTWHPATHPSGAVLPALLAASQMLPPGTKPSGMDFLLAFNVGLEVQGRLMHFSTEAHDIPRRFHPPSVVGTMGSAAATAKLLSLSTAQCTHALGIAASLAGAPMANAATQAKPLHIGNATRLGFEAALLAARGMEASPLILDDIPGCSGFSVFYGVYQPKLLSTPSEHHEFLLEKQDIAFKRFPAHLGMHWVVDAALSVRNLFINYAGSFSPSLIRTIVLKIPVSKYINRPFPSSEHQARHSFQFNACAALLDGEVGLSSFAETSIHRQELRELLDKVVVEHPEDNVANFDKMYGEVALLLHSGDVLTGKCDTFYGHWRKPLSKESLLKKFRSNASHVLPQEKVETIITMVDNLETLSDSSQLACSL, encoded by the exons ATGGTCTACTTAACCTTGCAG aaATCCCAGAAGGTCTTGGCAACCTCCCGGCAACTTCACAAAACTGCTGCTCACGGTTC AGATGTAtttcatggagctgctgcaaggGGT GATTTTCTCCCCGTGAGTCATGGTGATGATGACATTCtcagctgtgtttacaagcggTTTTTAGACTCCTGGGCTCTAG TGGTGGCCAGGAGCGCGCCAGAGGAGTCTGTGACCAGCAGCTTTGCCTCCTTCATCCATGCAGTTCGACCTGAGCACTTGTCCAACACTGTTTGTCACAGAAGCAAGAGGATGATCCTGGACAGCATCGGGGTTGGCCTTGTGGGCAGCACCACGCCTGTCTTCGATATCGCTCTGCAGTACTGCCAG GAGCTCTACTCTCCAGTTGCTGTCAGCTCAGTCTATGGCAAGCCAGGTGTGAAGCTGTCCCCAACCCTGGCTGCCTTCACCAATGGAGTTGCG ACTCACTCCATGGACTTTGATGATACTTGGCACCCTGCTACTCACCCCTCAGGcgctgtgctgccagctcttcTGGCAGCTTCCCAGATGTTACCTCCAGGCACCAAACCCAGTGGCATGGATTTCCTGCTGGCATTTAACGTGGGCCTGGAAGTTCAAGGAAGGCTCATGCATTTCTCCACTGAGGCTCACGACATCCCAAGAAG GTTCCACCCTCCCTCGGTGGTGGGTACCATGGGCAGTGCCGCAGCCACTGCCaagctgctgtccctcagcacgGCGCAGTGCACCCACGCTCTGGGCATCGCTGCGTCGCTCGCGGGGGCACCCATGGCCAACGCTGCCACCCAGGCCAAGCCGCTGCACATTGGCAACGCCACCCGCCTGGGCTTcgaggcagctctgctggctgcccgGGGCATGGAGGCCAGCCCCTTGATCCTGGATGACATCCCTGGCTGCTCCGGATTCAGCGTCTTCTACGGTGTCTATCAACCCAAGCTGCTCTCCACACCCAGCGAGCACCACGAGTTCCTCCTGGAGAAGCAGGATATTGCTTTCAAGAGGTTCCCAGCCCACCTGGGCATGCACTGGGTGGTGGATGCTGCCCTGTCTGTCCGGAACCTCTTCATCAACTACGCaggctccttctctccctctttgaTCCGCACCATCGTGCTGAAGATCCCGGTGTCCAAGTACATCAAccggcccttccccagctcagaGCACCAGGCCAGGCACTCCTTCCAGTTCAATgcctgtgctgccctgctggatGGCGAGGTGGGGCTCAGCTCCTTCGCAGAGACCAGCATCCACcggcaggagctgagggagctgctggacaaAGTGGTGGTGGAGCACCCCGAAGACAACGTGGCCAACTTCGACAAGATGTATGGAGAGGTAGCGCTGCTCCTGCACAGCGGAGATGTCCTGACAGGCAAATGTGACACTTTCTATGGCCACTGGAGGAAGCCCCTGAGCAAAGAATCGCTCCTGAAGAAGTTTCGATCCAATGCCTCTCACGTGCTTCCGCAGGAAAAGGTAGAGACCATCATCACCATGGTGGACAACCTGGAGACCCTGTCAGACAGTTCCCAGCTGGCCTGCAGCCTGTGA